Proteins encoded within one genomic window of Ranitomeya variabilis isolate aRanVar5 chromosome 4, aRanVar5.hap1, whole genome shotgun sequence:
- the LOC143767685 gene encoding uncharacterized protein LOC143767685 gives MDGDEMAERILHLTLEILFRLTGEDYTLVKKTSSERCQDPVSEGWGRTLSPITGPPHHPLIHEDINDQKLLELTYKMIELLTGEVPIRCQDVAVYFSMEEWEYLKGHKDRYQDVMMEVPQPLTSPDLFSKCTKPERCPRPLLPQNCKQEDPNLPQDHQGEDLTHINTTETYVRGDEWCKEEIPTYDYPDNCTRRSEGELTYSIFKSDDLEILQYTIGVNSITPDIPSSLHSKDLSSDSLKQVLSSDSLPTTKENHSHKIDIKKQSATKGKKSFSYSEYENSFPLENSFLKHQKMNTAENRISCSKCGRCFNRKSHLVRHQRTHTGEKPFSCLECGKCFNQKSDLVTHQRIHTGEKPFSCSECWKCFNQKSNLVKHLRSHTGEKPFSCAEECGECFSRKDQLVRHQRTHTGEKPFSCSECGKCFLWKSVFVKHQRTHTGEKPFSCSECGKCFTDKSTLVKHQRIHTGEKSFSCAECGKCFSRKEQLDSHQRIHTGEKPFSCSECGKCFLWKQILVQHQRTHTGEKPFSCSECGKCFLDKSTLVKHHRLHTGEKPFSCSECGKYFRIKSTLVKHQRIHTGDKPFSCS, from the exons ATGGACGGAGacgagatggcggagaggatattacacctcaccctagagatcctcttccgtcttactggagag gattacacattagtgaagaagacctctagtgagcgctgtcaggaccctgtgtctgagggatggggaagaaccctgagcccaatcacgggaccTCCacatcaccccctgatacatgaggacatcaatgaccagaagctcctagaactcacctacaagatgattgagctgctgactggagag gttccaataagatgtcaggatgtcgctgtctatttctccatggaggagtgggagtatttaaaaGGACATAAAGATCGGTaccaggacgtcatgatggaggttccccagcccctcacatcaccag ATCTATTCAGTAAGTGTACaaaaccagagagatgtccccgtcctcttcttccacagaactgtaaacaagaagatcccaatcttcctcaggatcatcag ggtgaagatctgacccatattaatactacagagacatatgtgaggggtgatgagtggtgtaaagaggagattcctacatatgactacccag ATaattgtaccaggagatcagaaggAGAACTAACATATTCAATTTTTAAATCGGATGATCTTGAAATTCTACAGTATACAATTGGAGTGAattccattactccagatataccatcatcccttcacagcaaagatctgtcatctgattctTTAaagcaggtcctgtcttctgattcattaccgactactaaggaaaatcatagTCACAAAATAGACATTAAAAAACAATCTGCTACTAAAGGAAAGAAGTCATTTTCATATTCAGAATATGAAAATAGTTTTCCCCTTGAAAActcttttcttaaacatcaaaaaatgaacacagcagagaatagaatttcttgttccaagtgtgggagatgttttaaccgtaagtcacatcttgttagacaccagcgaacccacacaggggaaaagccattttcatgtttagaatgtgggaaatgttttaaccagaaatcagacttggttacgcaccagagaattcacacaggggagaagcctttttcatgttcagaatgctgGAAAtgctttaaccagaaatcaaatcttgttaagcACCTGAgatcccacacaggggagaaacctttttcatgtgcaGAAGAATGTGGGGAATGTTTTAGCCGGAAAGATCAGCTTGtaagacaccagagaactcacacaggggagaaacctttttcatgttcagaatgtgggaaatgttttttatggaAATCAGTTTttgttaaacaccagagaactcacacaggggagaagcctttttcatgttcagaatgtggaaaatgttttacagataaatcaactcttgttaaacatcagagaattcacacaggggagaagtcattttcatgtgcagaatgtggaaaatgctttagcCGGAAAGAGcaacttgatagccaccagagaatccacacaggggagaagcctttttcatgttcagaatgtgggaaatgttttttatggaAACAAATTCTTGTtcaacaccagagaactcacacaggagagaagcctttttcatgttcagaatgtgggaaatgttttctagataaatcaaCTCTTGTTAAACATCACAgacttcacactggggagaagcctttttcatgttcagaatgtgggaaatattttcgaattaaatcaactcttgttaaacatcagagaattcacacaggggataaacctttttcatgttcttaa